A portion of the Musa acuminata AAA Group cultivar baxijiao chromosome BXJ1-1, Cavendish_Baxijiao_AAA, whole genome shotgun sequence genome contains these proteins:
- the LOC103986790 gene encoding cytochrome b-c1 complex subunit 7-2, mitochondrial isoform X1 encodes MASSWMQWLTNPRRNWFAAQHYKALSNRLKKYGLRYDDLYDPMYDLDIKEALARLPREVVDARNQRLKRAIDLSMKHEYLPEDLQALQTPFRSYLKDMLALVKKENAEREALGALPVYQRTIP; translated from the exons ATGGCGTCGTCGTGGATGCAGTGGCTCACCAACCCCCGCCGCAACTGGTTCGCGGCCCAGCACTACAAGGCTCTCTCCAATCGCCTCAAGAAATACG GGCTGCGCTATGACGATCTGTACGACCCGATGTACGACCTGGACATCAAGGAGGCCCTGGCGCGGCTCCCGCGCGAGGTGGTGGACGCCAGGAACCAGCGCCTCAAGCGCGCCATCGATCTATCCATGAAGCACGAGTACCTTCCCGAGGACTTGCAG GCATTGCAGACACCTTTCAGAAGCTATCTTAAAGATATGCTGGCTCTT GTGAAGAAAGAGAATGCAGAGCGTGAGGCACTGGGAGCTTTGCCTGTTTATCAGCGCACAATTCCATGA
- the LOC135676512 gene encoding rapid alkalinization factor 23-like, which translates to MADPFSGFSVKRGLISLALLLFLLLESSTSRQVMVMKKKMPYGGQEDGMEMEMSTEENRRLLWAASGKKYISYEALKGDVVPCTKLGVPYYNCHSFPSANPYNRGCQVISGCRGDSP; encoded by the coding sequence ATGGCAGATCCCTTCTCGGGATTCAGTGTAAAGCGAGGCCTGATCTCCCTGGCattgcttctcttcctcctcctggagAGCAGCACCTCGAGGCAGGTGAtggtgatgaagaagaagatgccttACGGTGGACAAGAGGAtgggatggagatggagatgagcACAGAGGAGAACAGGAGGCTGCTGTGGGCTGCTTCAGGGAAGAAGTACATCAGCTATGAGGCACTCAAGGGGGATGTGGTGCCCTGCACCAAGCTCGGAGTCCCTTACTACAATTGCCACTCCTTCCCAAGTGCGAACCCTTACAACAGAGGTTGTCAGGTCATCAGTGGCTGCAGGGGTGATAGCCCTTAG
- the LOC103986790 gene encoding cytochrome b-c1 complex subunit 7 isoform X2: MASSWMQWLTNPRRNWFAAQHYKALSNRLKKYGLRYDDLYDPMYDLDIKEALARLPREVVDARNQRLKRAIDLSMKHEYLPEDLQALQTPFRSYLKDMLALLGATRLMV, from the exons ATGGCGTCGTCGTGGATGCAGTGGCTCACCAACCCCCGCCGCAACTGGTTCGCGGCCCAGCACTACAAGGCTCTCTCCAATCGCCTCAAGAAATACG GGCTGCGCTATGACGATCTGTACGACCCGATGTACGACCTGGACATCAAGGAGGCCCTGGCGCGGCTCCCGCGCGAGGTGGTGGACGCCAGGAACCAGCGCCTCAAGCGCGCCATCGATCTATCCATGAAGCACGAGTACCTTCCCGAGGACTTGCAG GCATTGCAGACACCTTTCAGAAGCTATCTTAAAGATATGCTGGCTCTT CTTGGTGCAACCCGACTGATGGTCTAA
- the LOC135624360 gene encoding ABC transporter I family member 11, chloroplastic-like isoform X2 has protein sequence MRGRDGTLRISEVRRVNYRPPGTQHNLLNEVSLSLREKSFGLIFGRSGSGKTTLLHLLAGLSKPTSGSIIVQRYGYDGKPSDSPEPLAPERVGIVFQFPERYFLADTILEEMTFGWPRQKADFTLREQLALNLQYAVNSVGLNTISLDEDPHSLSGGYKRRLALAIQLVQTPQLLLLDEPLAGLDWKARADVVKLLKHLKKELTILVVSHDLKELSSLVDISWRMQMGGILKEEAFPL, from the exons ATGCGCGGCCGAGATGGTACCCTCCGCATATCGGAG GTAAGGAGAGTCAACTATCGGCCACCTGGGACTCAGCACAACCTCTTGAATGAAGTTAGTTTGTCCCTTCGTGAGAAAAG CTTTGGTTTGATATTTGGACGAAGCGGAAGTGGAAAAACTACTCTCTTGCAT CTGCTGGCTGGATTATCCAAACCTACATCTGGGTCAATCATTGTGCAAAGATATGGGTATGATGGAAAACCAAGTGACTCCCCTGAACCATTAGCACCAGAAAGGGTTGGTATTGTGTTTCAGTTTCCTGAGAG GTACTTTTTAGCTGATACCATTCTCGAGGAAATGACCTTTGGGTGGCCAAGGCAGAAGGCAGATTTTACATTGAGAGAACAACTTGCTTTGAATTTGCAATATGCAGTTAATTCG GTTGGTTTAAATACAATATCTTTGGATGAAGATCCTCATTCTCTGAGTGGTGGCTATAAACGGCGCCTTGCCTTGGCAATCCAGTTA GTTCAGACACCACAACTACTGTTACTAGATGAGCCACTTGCAGGTCTTG ATTGGAAGGCTCGGGCTGATGTTGTGAAGTTGCTAAAGCATCTAAAGAAGGAACTAACAATACTTGTCGTCAGCCATGATCTAAA GGAACTGTCATCTCTAGTAGATATATCTTGGAGGATGCAAATGGGAGGAATTCTCAAAGAAGAAGCATTTCCTCTTTAA
- the LOC103986724 gene encoding signal peptidase complex subunit 1: MDWQGQKGAEIVMQIMLVVFAIAGLGTGYTIGSFPTMMLTYAGGVVLTALITVPNWPFFNRHPLKWLDPSEAERHPKPQVNVAAASKKKAPKHK; the protein is encoded by the coding sequence ATGGACTGGCAAGGGCAGAAGGGCGCGGAGATTGTGATGCAGATCATGCTCGTCGTGTTCGCGATCGCTGGTTTGGGGACCGGATACACCATCGGCTCCTTTCCGACGATGATGCTTACATACGCCGGTGGAGTCGTGCTTACCGCACTGATCACTGTGCCCAACTGGCCCTTCTTCAATCGCCACCCCTTGAAGTGGCTGGATCCGAGTGAAGCAGAACGCCATCCGAAGCCGCAGGTCAACGTTGCTGCTGCCTCCAAGAAGAAGGCACCCAAGCACAAATAG
- the LOC135624360 gene encoding ABC transporter I family member 11, chloroplastic-like isoform X1: MAFCYGSPSSGFRHNKLCAAEMVPSAYRRVATKSRALRISSDHSCIEVRRVNYRPPGTQHNLLNEVSLSLREKSFGLIFGRSGSGKTTLLHLLAGLSKPTSGSIIVQRYGYDGKPSDSPEPLAPERVGIVFQFPERYFLADTILEEMTFGWPRQKADFTLREQLALNLQYAVNSVGLNTISLDEDPHSLSGGYKRRLALAIQLVQTPQLLLLDEPLAGLDWKARADVVKLLKHLKKELTILVVSHDLKELSSLVDISWRMQMGGILKEEAFPL; the protein is encoded by the exons ATGGCGTTCTGCTATGGCTCTCCCTCCTCCGGGTTCCGCCACAACAAGTTATGCGCGGCCGAGATGGTACCCTCCGCATATCGGAG GGTTGCTACCAAATCACGAGCACTTCGGATCTCATCTGACCATTCCTGCATCGAA GTAAGGAGAGTCAACTATCGGCCACCTGGGACTCAGCACAACCTCTTGAATGAAGTTAGTTTGTCCCTTCGTGAGAAAAG CTTTGGTTTGATATTTGGACGAAGCGGAAGTGGAAAAACTACTCTCTTGCAT CTGCTGGCTGGATTATCCAAACCTACATCTGGGTCAATCATTGTGCAAAGATATGGGTATGATGGAAAACCAAGTGACTCCCCTGAACCATTAGCACCAGAAAGGGTTGGTATTGTGTTTCAGTTTCCTGAGAG GTACTTTTTAGCTGATACCATTCTCGAGGAAATGACCTTTGGGTGGCCAAGGCAGAAGGCAGATTTTACATTGAGAGAACAACTTGCTTTGAATTTGCAATATGCAGTTAATTCG GTTGGTTTAAATACAATATCTTTGGATGAAGATCCTCATTCTCTGAGTGGTGGCTATAAACGGCGCCTTGCCTTGGCAATCCAGTTA GTTCAGACACCACAACTACTGTTACTAGATGAGCCACTTGCAGGTCTTG ATTGGAAGGCTCGGGCTGATGTTGTGAAGTTGCTAAAGCATCTAAAGAAGGAACTAACAATACTTGTCGTCAGCCATGATCTAAA GGAACTGTCATCTCTAGTAGATATATCTTGGAGGATGCAAATGGGAGGAATTCTCAAAGAAGAAGCATTTCCTCTTTAA
- the LOC103986776 gene encoding plant intracellular Ras-group-related LRR protein 3 translates to MTKTIMALRFVQAVQIVPQNRSHSTCRFLVPIYCCRTNRAAYPNSFFLLLLWEIEIEIEIEAMDPNPKSFPILSYVMSRLPRIASFKAGQTHIGDHDIEQPPHVGVDVELVGRMPRLQHPALLASMAEVIADVAQTRAVLGVLGDRPDHEAVDAARARIAEIDADLSQQLGEIVTASCPEGTDPLQCRARAEREKVALRAVVQLDEMHESYERFLRDAEERLIKMYGSAAEGSEAVGVREGPAVVQEEGEGMNEEVIRILQEGSGNCLERVDLSGRQLRYLPEAFGKLRGLVSLNLSNNQLEAIPDAISGLECLEELRLSSNSFLSLPDSIGLLMNLKILDVSGNKLKSLPDSISKCRSLVEFDASYNELTYLPTNIGFELQNLEKLWIHLNKIRSLPTSVCEMRSLRLLDAHFNELRGLPYAIGKLTNLEILNLSSNFSDLQELPATFGDLISLRELDLSNNQIHVLPDTFGRLDKLTKLNLDQNPLVIPPSEVVTQGVEAVKDYMAKRWLDILLEEERKSMAEETSPAQVGWLTRSTSWLTNWVSGVSGGVAEHLGAGQKPSRDPYLDQQL, encoded by the exons ATGACGAAGACGATTATGGCTTTGAGATTTGTGCAAGCGGTCCAGATTGTCCCACAGAACCGGTCTCACTCTACCTGTCGCTTCTTGGTTCCCATCTATTGCTGCAGGACGAACAGAGCTGCTTACCCCAATTCTTTCTTTCTGCTTCTTCTCTGggagatcgagatcgagatcgagatcgaggCCATGGATCCCAACCCCAAGTCCTTCCCCATCCTATCCTACGTGATGTCCCGCCTCCCTCGGATCGCCTCCTTCAAGGCCGGCCAAACCCACATCGGCGACCACGACATCGAGCAGCCGCCCCACGTCGGCGTCGATGTCGAGCTGGTGGGACGGATGCCCCGCCTCCAGCACCCGGCGCTCCTCGCCTCCATGGCCGAAGTCATCGCTGACGTGGCCCAGACCCGCGCCGTCCTCGGCGTCCTCGGCGACCGCCCCGACCACGAGGCCGTCGACGCCGCCCGCGCCCGCATCGCCGAGATCGACGCTGACCTCTCCCAGCAGCTCGGGGAGATCGTCACCGCCTCGTGCCCCGAGGGGACCGATCCGCTCCAGTGCCGAGCTAGGGCCGAGCGCGAGAAGGTCGCCCTGCGCGCCGTGGTCCAGCTTGACGAGATGCACGAGTCGTACGAGAGGTTTCTGAGGGACGCGGAGGAGAGGCTGATCAAGATGTATGGTTCTGCCGCCGAGGGCAGCGAGGCTGTCGGTGTAAGGGAGGGTCCTGCCGTGGtacaggaggagggggagggaatGAATGAGGAGGTTATCCGAATTCTGCAAGAAGGATCAGGAAATTGCTTGGAGAGAGTGGACCTCTCTGGCCGACAGCTACGGTATCTTCCCGAGGCATTTGGCAAGCTGCGAGGCTTGGTCTCCCTCAACTTGTCCAACAACCAGTTAGAG GCTATTCCAGATGCCATAtcagggttagaatgcctagaggaACTTCGACTTTCTTCCAATAGTTTCCTTTCATTGCCTGATTCCATTGGGCTGTTAATGAATTTAAAGATCCTTGATGTATCTGGTAACAAGCTCAAGTCACTACCAGATAGCATCTCAAAATGCAG GTCACTGGTGGAGTTTGATGCAAGCTACAATGAACTAACTTACCTGCCAACAAATATTGGATTTGAGCTGCAGAATCTGGAAAAACTTTGGATCCATCTCAATAAGATACGATCTCTTCCCACATCAGTCTGTGAGATGAGATCTTTGCGGCTTTTGGATGCCCACTTCAATGAACTTCGAGGTTTACCATATGCCATCGGTAAACTCACAAATCTCGAGATTTTGAATCTTAGCAGCAACTTCAGCGATCTACAAGAGCTTCCTGCAACATTTGGCGACCTGATCAGTCTTAGGGAACTGGATCTTAGTAACAATCAGATACATGTACTGCCGGACACATTTGGTCGGCTAGACAAGTTGACAAAACTCAATTTGGATCAGAACCCACTGGTTATTCCCCCATCGGAAGTGGTAACTCAAGGAGTTGAAGCAGTTAAAGACTACATGGCAAAAAGATGGCTTGACATCTTgttagaggaagagagaaagagtaTGGCTGAAGAAACCTCACCAGCTCAGGTTGGTTGGTTGACGCGCAGCACGTCATGGCTAACCAACTGGGTTTCTGGAGTTTCTGGAGGTGTTGCAGAGCACCTTGGTGCTGGACAAAAGCCTTCTAGAGATCCCTATCTTGATCAGCAGCTGTGA
- the LOC135624311 gene encoding uncharacterized protein LOC135624311, whose translation MAAMASSSFSCRRVRGGFVHRIMCRKKERDRDHHHPFEVVEITPPPRSLGVRCFPSNIHCGESVTIEGQTYTVSAVTHRYQLRKGKYEPREKRLDVQSTSRYILNLYLENLLEQS comes from the exons ATGGCGGCCATGGCTTCCAGTTCTTTCTCCTGTCGCAGG GTGCGGGGTGGCTTCGTTCATCGGATAATGTGCAGAAAGAAGGAGAGGGACAGGGATCATCACCACCCTTTCGAGGTAGTCGAGATCACGCCGCCGCCGAGGAGCCTCGGCGTCCGCTGCTTTCCCTCG AACATACACTGCGGAGAGAGTGTGACAATAGAAGGCCAGACATACACAGTTTCTGCTGTGACTCACAGGTACCAGCTGCGCAAAGGAAAATATGAACCAAGGGAGAAGAGGCTTGATGTGCAGTCAACCAGCAGATACATTTTGAACTTGTACTTGGAGAACCTGCTTGAGCAATCTTGA